The Fibrobacter sp. UWB16 genomic interval GGTTGCAGAATCCATCCTCAAGCAACATCCGGATTTTTCGATTCTTAAAGACCGCCTGAACAAGGATGAATTTGGTATCGCCATGGGCAAGAACAGCCCGCTCAAGGCCAGTATCGATTCCTGCATCAAGGTGTTACAGCAAAAAGGCGAAATCCAGAAAATCAAGAACAAGTGGTCCAAGAACAAGTCCGCCGTCAGAGTGATGAAACAGGACTGGATCGGAACGGACACGCTCGTTGTCGGTACAGAAGCACTTTATGCGCCCTATGAATTTTACCAGTGGGGCGAGCTTTCAGGCATCGACATCGACATCATGTACACCATCGGCAAGATGCTGAACAAGAACATCAAGTTTGCAGACATGAATTTTGACGTGTTGATTCCGTCGCTCGTGAACGAGAAGACAGACCTCTGTATTGCGGCCATGAGCATCACCGAAGAACGCAGCAGTCAAATCGACTTCTCGATTCCTTACGACAAGAACGAATCCGTCATCGTCGTACACACGCCCCAGCACGCCATCGAAAAAATCGGTGACTCCACTGGAATCTTAAGCCAAATCTTCCAGAAAATACAAGACTGGTTTAATTAGGAGTTGCTACAAGGCCTTGTGGTGCCGCATGGCACGAATGTTGCGCGGCAAGACTTCCTTGTGCCACTTGATCCATTCATCGTAATAGATGTAGCGTTTTTCACGCTGGCGGAACTCGCGCCCATGCACAACGCGGCGCCCGCCCCGTTCTTCCACAGGAATCACGATATGCAGGCACTCGTGATAAACGACCCCCGCAATTGCATACAAAGGACAATTTGCAGCATCATAACCGCGGCTGATACTAATCAGATGGAAACTTTCACCCGTCACCGGGTCCTTGCGCACCGAATGGAAACTTAACCCGCCCACACGGTTGCTCCAGGTGATCCTACACGTGAGCGCTCCATCGAAATACGTATTGTTGATAGCGGCGAGCACATCCGTCAAGTTGTGATGGACGCCCTGCGGACGAATTGGCGGCAAGCGTCCCTTGCTCGCCAGCGGAGCTTCACCTTTATCTGTAAAAATCTGGTCTACCGCCTGCCAAAAGCGGTTTACCAAGTCCTTGATAATAGCCTTGTTTTTCTGCGTTTTACGACGCACCGCATGTTCAGCCCACTCTGCGGCCAGTTCACGAGCATCGGCAAATTCAGGGGCCTTCATATACGCAGGCAGCAGGACTTCCGGATGCCCGAACAAGAATCCGCCCTTGCAGCGGATGCTTTTTTTCATCAGGGGATTGTACTTGAAATGCACAAGGCCGTTGGCGGAACATTCCGGCGACGGCGCCTTGACTTCGGGCACCTCCGGTTCAGCGACAAAGCCGAACAAATCCAACTGCCCATCATTCACGCGCCAAGCACTCCTTCATAGCCATTCAGTGCCAAGAGACCGCCAAAAAAGCTTTCGGGCAAGTCCAGAGCCGCATAATGTTCCGAGATCCCGTAAACAGCATCTTCAACAACATCTGGCATATAAACTATGTAGCTATCATTCTTTTCGGTCTGGAGCATATCTGGCGTGCAGTACTTCGGATCTGTTTCGCTAAAGTACATACGGCAAGAGACCGTGCGCAGTGGATAGACAGTGCAGTCCCCCACCCCGTTCGAGAACGGGCACGAGTGCCACCAGGAGAAATAGTCGTGGAGCGCCTTGTCTTCGGCATCATCCTCAGAAAAGCCCTCTTCCTTGCGCGATTCGAACAGAGATTCAAACTTGTCCGACCGCATCTGGCAGGCCTCCATCAACGACAGGAGGTCGTCCCTCTTGCGCAGCTCGCTGTACATGAAAATCAGCTCGAACGGTTCCACCGACATCGGGTAGTGGTGGCAACAGTTCCCGCAGGCGGGCCTACACTGGATTGGGCGCGGCTGTTGTACGAGCACGGCCTTCAAGTACTGATCGTAGGCGGCATGATATGCTTCGGTGAACTTGAGTATTTCGGGCAACTGTTCGCGCAAATTGTCCGGACCTATGGCGCATTCGCGGCCCAAGGCGGTCGCAATTCCGTCTAGACGGTCCCTTTCGACCCGGAGCAGGGTGGACAGTCGCATTTCGGCAATGCGATAAGCCTTCGTCGGAAAATACTCTTTATAAGCATTCATCGAGCGCAAATATATTTTTTTACGAGAATACCGTAAAAAGCGCAAATAAAAAAAAGCACCTTATTCATTTTTGAAAAAATGAAATTATTTTATTACATAGGGTAATGAAATAATATTTTTCAGGATCGGCAATATGAAAAAAACATTGCAAGGCAAATGGATGTGGCCTACGGCAATAGCATTGTCTATAGGCATTGCAGGTTGCAACCTGTTCCACCCAACAGATGGCCGCGATGCAGATAGCGATGATGCTGCAGCGCTGACTCTTGAAGGTCAAAAAGAGTTCCAGAACGCAAACTACCACGCGGCCCGCACATTTTTCAGCAGAGCCGTCAAAGCCGACTCCGGACACTCGGAAGCTTGGGTCGGGCTGTCCAAATCAGTCCTCCACACCCAGAAAGGTATCAATGTATTTGAGCTAGTTTCCTACGCACAGACCAAGGAGACAGAAGACGGCAAAAGCGAAAGCGTGTTCAATACGATGTCCGACGCAAAGGCGGATTCCATTTCAAGAGGAATCGATTCCGTCATGATTTACCTGAACAAGTTCATAGCCCGAGACACTACAGGCAAGACGGACAAGAAAGTCAGATTCAGGGATATTGCCGACAGCTACACCATTTTGCAGCTCACCAAGGCCGCCCTCCGTATCAGGGCCGTGAGAAACCAAATGCAAGAAAAGCTTTCACTTACATCCGTGGTCTCTGCTAACAATTCAGGCATGATGATGGACCTTACCGTGCTTAGCGAAATGGGCGACAGCCTCAAGCCGTTCCTTAACGACATGGCCTCCGCCGCTGAAGCTATCAAGGCTGCTCCAGAAGCCGCCGCTGAAATCATCAAGGCTTACCTCCCCGACTCTACCCGCCAGGACTTTGACGACGATGACTACGCCGATGTATCCGTTGGGCTTGCCAACTCCATTATCCAGATGAACGACAGAGCCCAGAGTGTCGAAGAAGACCGTAATGACGTGTTCTTCAAATTCGGCAACAGTCGTGATGACGACGGCGATGGCTGCGTAGACGAAGAAGTTCTTGACAATTACGACAACGATGGCGACGGCGAAATAGACGAAGACGTTCGCGACAGCCGTTCGATTGTCTTGATGAAGAAGAGACCGCAAAATTATGAAGAATTAAAAGCAGCAAGCCAGGATGTAACGAATTACGACCTCACGAAGGCCCAAGTGGATTCGTTAAAATTCATCGAAAAATACCATCCAGTAGACATCGACATGAATGGAGTATTTGGTCCTGTGGTTGAAGGTGATCCTGAATCTCCCCCAAATGACCCTTATGAATGGCATTACGTCTACAGCGATCCTAATGAAAGAGACGAACAAAAGAACCACCTGCTCCAATTCACAAACAAACTCAAATTCAATTATACCAAGAACGGGTTGTTCCTCGAAAAGGATAACGATCCTGTGATGCAGGACGCTGAAGAAATCGAATCCTTGATCAAGAACAAGGAACTCATCCGCAAAGATACCATTTACGATCCAAGCAAAAAATTACCCAAATACAACTTGAAAAAACGTCAAGAAATGGTTGGCGGATGCTGGAACAATTACACGGAAGAACAATTCCTCCAGTGGTTTAATAGGGGAGACGCAGAATGAATAAATTAACTTTACTTGCCGTTCTCGCCTGTACTTTTAGTATAGCTTCTGCAAAAGCGCCGACGCATTTTTCGTTGCGTGCGGAATCCATGGGTGGCGCCCATGTCGCAGTTGTTGATGACAAAGAAGCCATCCATTATAACTATGCTGGTTTGAGCCAAATCAACCGCCTGGGCAATTACGAAAAGCGCCCAGAGCAAGGTTATTACCCCCGAAACTGGATTGGCGACATGCGCCTCACATTCGGTGGTGCGGGTGACATTTTCAAGTTCCTATCTACGTATAGCGACGTGAAGGATGTCCAGGACTTGTTCAGAGACGCTCAAAAAGATGCCGGCTCCCAATCCAGCCAGACAAGTGCCATTCTCGATTCCTTGGTCAAGAACCCCAAGTACATCAAGACATTAAACTCTTACGACCATAAGACCATGGAAGCAAGAGTGAAGTTCGATGCAGAAATGGCGTTCCATAACTTTGGTGCCGCATTCTGGATAAACGGAGGTGTTGCGCCGTACATCGAAGCAGGCTTAATCCTCCCCTACGTCGTTGTGGACACATTCGTTATCGACGCAGTCGCCCAGATTGGTGGAGCCTACGAAATCATCCCCAACCAACTTTCAGTCGGTTTGGGTGGTAAAATCGCCAAGCGACACAAGACCAACATGGTAACCATCGGCCTTGCCAATTACAGCACGATCGTCGACACCCTTAAGGATCAAGCAAGCGACGCCACGGACAATTTCTTCGATTCCAAGACGTTCTCGTTTGGCCTCGACTTAGGTGTGCTTTACCAGTTCAACCGTGAAATACGATTCGGCGCATCGCTCAGAGACATTTACTTCAAGTCTCTCGCTGGTGAAACGTTAACTCCGAATTTTACCATCGGTGCAAACTACAGCCCGAAATTCATGAACAGCAATACGGGCTTTGGCCGCAAATTTAACGTGGCCGTAGACTTTGCCGACATGTTCAATGCCGATAGAAATTACAAGTTCTTTAGCCACCTGAATTTCGGTTTTGAAATTGAACAGACTCTTGCCGCAATTCCGGGACTCAATAACGAAATCCGCTTTATCGCTTTGCGACTTGCAGGCGGTTTCAGAGGCGGTTACCCGTCAGCGGGTATCGGGCTTGAAGTGTTGCGATTCTTCTCGATCGAAGCCGCTACGTGGGGCGAAGAACGCGGATACTACACCGGCCAGGACGAGAACCGAATCTACATGGTCCAAGCAAGCATAGGATTCTAGGTTAGACAAAGGTCGCGCATTTGAAAAGCGCGACTTTTTTTATGACGAGAAAAGGCGGAGTTGAGCTCCGCCTTTGATGTATGAGGTTAGGGATGACTTATACACTTGTCACCCCGGACGCCGTTCCGGGGTCTATTATTTTTTCACTTTCACGACTCTTGCCTGCGGGTTCTGCTTGCCGAGCAAGTCGTAAGTGCGGGAGGTGCGCAAGCTGCGGGACTGCGCCGGGCGATTGCGCTTGAAAACGGAAATCGTTCCATCGTCGGTCTTGAAGTTTTCCACATGCGTAATGCCGTTGTTCACGTAATCGTCAAGGCCGTAAGCATGACGCATGATGTTCAGAACGTCCTTGTCAAACACGGAGCCGTCCGGTTCTGTCTGGCGGCGGATAATCGTCATGTTGTTTTCGCCTTCGTGACCGGTATCCCAAGCAATCGGCACCACCTTGTTTTGTTTTGCAAGTTTCATCACGGCATCGTAATAAGCGAGGCGGCCCTTGCGGTGTTTCGCATACTTGTCGCCCGTCAACACGCCAACGCGGTCATTAGCACCGAACTCGCCGATAATCACAGGCACGCCCTTATCGACAAAGTTCTTTTTCATCTTGCCAAACTGGTCCTGAATTTGAGCACTCGTGCACTTGTCGCCCATGGCACCTGCCCAAGCGTTGTAGCCGCAGTTATGCACAATATCCGCACCAGTCGCGAGGTCGTCGCCCCAGTAATACTGCGGATAGACTTGAGCGCCCCAATCAACAACGTCATTCAACAGCGTGTAGGTATAAGGGTCATAGAAATGCACTTCGACCATCAGGCGGTTTGCAAACACATCCTTCGGGAGCTTGCTCACAGGCATCACTTCACTCGTGCGGTCGATGCTTGTCGAAGGGCCCTGAATCACGAGCGTACGGCTTGCGTTATTGCCGCCTGTCGCACGCACTGCATCCACGAACGTCTGATGATAAACCATCAAAATTTCAGTTTCGTGCTTGTAATTATCGTCTGTTGTCGCGGGCTCGTTTGCACTGGCGAAAAGCAAATTTTCGTTATAGTTTTTGAAGTGCGTTGCGATTTGCGTCCAGTAAGATTTCTGCTTGGCGTTCACCTCGTCCTTCTTGGCATCCTTCAAATTTTCTTCGAGCCAGCCGCCATCCCAATGGATATTGAGAACCGTCACTAGCCCCGCGCGCATGCACATATCCACCACAGTCTGCACCGAATCCATCCAACTTTTGTTGATGACTCCGTTACTCGCATGGCTATCCCAAGCGCAAGGAATGCGAATCGTGCTGAAGCCCGCCGCCTTGACCGAATCAATATACGCCTCGGTCGGGAACTTATTGCCCCACCCCGTCGGATTCCCTGGAACTTCCATCGTGTTTCCAATGTTTATGCCAAAGCCCATCTTCGCAAACATTTCGTTTGCCGTCGGCAAATCTGCCGCGAAGGAATTTGACACCAATGCAAAAGAGAACGCGCTGCAAAGAGCAGCAACGCGAATGTGCTGTTTCAACATAGTTAATCCTTTGGTTCTATGCCATTCGCGTTTTATCCCCAAACAACGAAAGATCATACACCGAATTTAAATATATAACAAAGAACGGCGAAAGCCCAAATTCTGCCGTTAAAAGCGTTGACGATTTGTCAAATGAGAATCAGCCACGCCCGCAAAAGCGGGGCATTATTTCCCATTTTACGGGATTGATTCTTCCTTAATACTTTCAAAAAGAGCGTATCCTCGGGCAGCTTTCAACATATTCGTGGTAGTATCAATTTGAACGCCAATAAAACCGGTATAAAGCCTCAAAGGAATCATTTCACCTAAATACTTCCATTCAATCCGTATCGAGGTCACACCTCTAGGAACATTATTAACATCCAGTTGTTCATTCCAATCCGGAGAATGCCTTTTATAAGCTCCAATAGTTTCGTTTAAGTAATTGCTCTCGTTTATATCTAACCCTGTGTATGGGAAAAATCTAGAAATCCAACCGTTAAAGGTCACATTTCCACAAAATTCTGGAATGTAACGCTTGTATATTCCTCTCCAATGTTCCATATTTATTTTGCCATCAAAGACATTGATAAATTCATCTAGAACAGGATTAAGCCCAACGGCCCACCAATCCATATCCAGACGCGATGCAAGTCTGTTAAAAGCATCCTTGAGCAAAACCCAGTCTTCTTTTTTACCATTTATCTTGATTTTGGGGATTCCGCAAAGCGAAGAAACCACATACTCGTAATATTCAGCAGCCACAGCCATGACCATCGCACTAGAAATGTTAT includes:
- a CDS encoding glycoside hydrolase family 5 protein; the protein is MLKQHIRVAALCSAFSFALVSNSFAADLPTANEMFAKMGFGINIGNTMEVPGNPTGWGNKFPTEAYIDSVKAAGFSTIRIPCAWDSHASNGVINKSWMDSVQTVVDMCMRAGLVTVLNIHWDGGWLEENLKDAKKDEVNAKQKSYWTQIATHFKNYNENLLFASANEPATTDDNYKHETEILMVYHQTFVDAVRATGGNNASRTLVIQGPSTSIDRTSEVMPVSKLPKDVFANRLMVEVHFYDPYTYTLLNDVVDWGAQVYPQYYWGDDLATGADIVHNCGYNAWAGAMGDKCTSAQIQDQFGKMKKNFVDKGVPVIIGEFGANDRVGVLTGDKYAKHRKGRLAYYDAVMKLAKQNKVVPIAWDTGHEGENNMTIIRRQTEPDGSVFDKDVLNIMRHAYGLDDYVNNGITHVENFKTDDGTISVFKRNRPAQSRSLRTSRTYDLLGKQNPQARVVKVKK